Proteins from one Mercurialis annua linkage group LG7, ddMerAnnu1.2, whole genome shotgun sequence genomic window:
- the LOC126656968 gene encoding uncharacterized protein LOC126656968: protein MGLPRIIPPFHRKIIRGRDERADILVNKYSLSLFTVAKLIKLAKRVNASTLSSIVQPPESEEGVMMLHKAFTKWSKILRRRYIPRISEIPLLQGMTWDPTWKALTTNRWATNALISRGIDRKVASAKSMFKCFFFEMEAWCQLIAHISRSELGKRPLTELGIQGCPPTGRLGCSIEGGGKRPIFAIGNWFNQRLQKPFHDWLMAVLGLIPMDGTFNQTKPIERLVGSKYGYSFDLKSATDRWPISSFCVNAWFGNKLLLSTLTPKKGKVVDFAAGQPLGYYSSLPLTMGVWNSLRSFMQGM, encoded by the exons atgggacTACCTCGGATAATCCCTCCTTTTCATAGAAAGATAATACGAGGACGGGATGAGAGGGCGGACATACTAGTTAATAAGTATTCTTTGTCTTTATTCACTGTTGCTAAGTTGATAAAACTTGCAAAGCGAGTAAATGCAAGTACACTTTCTAGTATCGTTCAACCTCCCGAATCTGAAGAGGGTGTCATGATGCTTCACAAAGCTTTTACTAAGTGGAGCAAAATACTCCGAAGGAGGTATATTCCTAGGATCTCGGAAATACCCCTACTTCAGGGTATGACTTGGGATCCCACCTGGAAAGCTCTGACAACCAATAGGTGGGCTACTAATGCTCTCATTTCAAGGGGGATTGATAGGAAAGTAGCTTCGGCGAAATCCATGTTTAAATGTTTCTTCTTTGAAATGGAAGCTTGGTGTCAACTTATTGCCCAT ATTTCCCGAAGTGAGCTCGGAAAAAGGCCGTTGACAGAACTTGGTATACAAGGTTGTCCTCCAACAGGGCGGCTTGGGTGTTCAATTGAGGGAGGAGGAAAGAGACCTATCTTTGCCATTGGTAACTGGTTTAATCAAAGGCTTCAGAAGCCCTTTCATGATTGGTTGATGGCTGTTCTTGGTCTGATACCAATGGATGGGACTTTTAATCAAACAAAGCCGATTGAAAGGCTAGTTGGCTCCAAATATGGCTACTCTTTTGACTTAAAATCTGCAACTGACCGATGGCCAATCTCCAGCTTCTGTGTCAATG CTTGGTTTGGCAACAAACTTCTTCTCAGTACCCTGACACCAAAGAAAGGGAAGGTTGTGGACTTTGCGGCTGGACAGCCTTTAGGATACTACTCATCTTTGCCTCTAACAATGGGTGTTTGGAATTCGCTAAGAAGTTTTATGCAAGGAATGTGA